A single genomic interval of Helianthus annuus cultivar XRQ/B chromosome 13, HanXRQr2.0-SUNRISE, whole genome shotgun sequence harbors:
- the LOC110897813 gene encoding E3 ubiquitin-protein ligase RHA1B, giving the protein MGFPVGYTDLHLPKLFLHLLTLLGLIRKLISSIFRFVGLGAFLEPDISTDQTRNEHVTHFHSISAVLIRELLPVVKFSELVDPPESCAVCLYEFEAGDEIRQLINCRHIFHQCCLDRWMDHDQKTCPLCRTTFVPDDLQDSINERLWAASGIEDYYGDSLLVSSSL; this is encoded by the coding sequence ATGGGTTTCCCTGTTGGTTACACCGATCTACACCTCCCCAAACTCTTTCTACACCTCCTAACCCTTCTGGGTCTCATCCGTAAACTCATCTCCTCCATCTTCCGATTCGTCGGTCTCGGCGCTTTCCTCGAACCTGATATCTCAACCGACCAGACCCGAAACGAACATGTTACGCATTTCCACTCAATATCCGCTGTCCTGATTCGCGAGCTCCTCCCGGTTGTTAAGTTCTCGGAGCTAGTGGATCCGCCGGAGAGCTGTGCAGTTTGTTTGTATGAATTTGAAGCCGGTGATGAGATCCGGCAGCTTATCAATTGCCGACATATATTTCACCAGTGCTGTCTGGACCGTTGGATGGATCATGATCAGAAAACTTGTCCGCTTTGTCGGACAACGTTTGTACCTGATGATTTACAGGATTCGATTAATGAACGATTGTGGGCGGCTTCTGGTATCGAAGATTACTATGGTGATTCATTGTTGGTTAGTAGCAGTTTGTGA